The Hypomesus transpacificus isolate Combined female chromosome 2, fHypTra1, whole genome shotgun sequence genome window below encodes:
- the dnajc28 gene encoding dnaJ homolog subfamily C member 28: MILPYLAPQLLLLRRLSSKPFISNRLRDNYRALQLPEDGESSPAQVKEAYLSMAKLYHPDSGTATADAALFARVEEAYRAVLAHKRQVQASGAENVEEEDEDSMKGMVPQHRHYLSYEGIGLGTPSQRERQYQQFRVDRAVGQVLDYRQKEHERAAAEEGEIVVRDKQSRQIKITQAVERLVEDLIQESMARGDFRNLSGSGKPINKFDHNPYADPMTHNLNRILIDNGYQPPWIVMQRDIRETTVQLRERLLKGRAKSGESMTLRENAQWQQLCGSVREELVNLNKMVDNFNLVVPMLSRQMVHFSLDREIAIAEKAAHQHRQKREMKRETEKEKRREERKRTKVGTQQTTQGLLSWMTNLLK, encoded by the coding sequence ATGATCCTGCCCTACTTGGCTCCCCAGTTACTGCTGCTCCGCAGATTGAGCTCCAAGCCTTTCATCAGCAACAGGCTTCGGGACAACTACCGGGCACTGCAGCTcccagaggatggagagagcagccctgcCCAGGTGAAAGAAGCCTACCTAAGCATGGCAAAGCTCTACCACCCGGACTCTGGCACTGCCACAGCTGATGCAGCGCTATTTGCCAGGGTTGAGGAGGCTTACCGTGCAGTCTTGGCGCACAAGAGACAAGTTCAGGCCAGCGGAGCAGAGAAcgttgaggaggaggatgaggatagCATGAAAGGTATGGTTCCTCAGCACCGACACTATCTCAGCTATGAGGGCATTGGCTTGGGCACACCGAGTCAGCGGGAGAGGCAATACCAACAGTTCCGTGTTGACAGAGCAGTTGGGCAGGTACTCGACTATCGCCAGAAGGAACATGAACGAGCAGCGGCTGAAGAAGGGGAAATAGTGGTGAGGGATAAGCAGAGCCGGCAGATCAAGATTACCCAGGCAGTTGAGAGGCTGGTAGAGGATCTGATCCAGGAGTCCATGGCCCGTGGAGACTTTCGCAACTTGAGCGGCTCCGGAAAGCCCATCAACAAGTTTGACCACAACCCATATGCTGACCCCATGACCCACAACCTCAACCGGATCCTCATAGACAACGGGTACCAGCCACCATGGATTGTCATGCAGCGTGACATCCGTGAGACCACTGTGCAGCTCCGTGAGAGGCTGCTGAAAGGGAGGGCAAAGTCAGGTGAATCTATGACTTTGAGGGAGAACGCTCAATGGCAGCAGCTTTGTGGATCCGTACGGGAGGAACTTGTGAATCTAAATAAAATGGTGGACAACTTCAACCTTGTTGTACCAATGCTCTCCCGACAGATGGTCCATTTCAGTTTGGACCGTGAGATTGCCATTGCAGAGAAAGCGGCCCACCAgcacagacagaagagagagatgaaaagggaaactgaaaaagaaaagaggagggaggagagaaagaggactaAAGTGGGCACACAACAGACTACACAAGGTTTACTATCATGGATGACGAATTTACTCAAATGA
- the LOC124472419 gene encoding potassium voltage-gated channel subfamily E member 1 codes for MLHFNRTELPSLLLAFLQHCLNGTGVTVPVFPQNNTTQQTVLPISITMTPDQAQGMVYILLIVGMFSFFIFGIMLSYIRSKKLESSHDPYHQYIAHDWTKAITSSKAVTQVQHGGVLNHGEKGKDLIVIRNPSALEQLPG; via the coding sequence ATGCTGCACTTCAACCGCACAGAGCTGCCGTCTCTCCTGCTCGCTTTCCTACAGCACTGCCTGAATGGAACCGGGGTGACTGTCCCTGTGTTCCCTCAGAATAATACTACTCAGCAGACAGTTCTCCCAATAAGTATAACTATGACTCCAGACCAGGCTCAGGGGATGGTGTACATTTTGCTGATTGTGGGAATGTTCAGTTTCTTTATATTTGGCATCATGCTCAGCTATATCCGCTCTAAGAAGCTGGAGAGTTCCCATGACCCCTATCACCAGTACATTGCCCACGACTGGACCAAGGCTATTACCTCCTCAAAAGCTGTCACTCAGGTACAGCATGGGGGAGTCCTAAACCATGGAGAAAAAGGCAAAGACCTCATTGTCATCCGCAACCCTTCAGCATTAGAGCAGCTTCCAGGATGA
- the LOC124472394 gene encoding uncharacterized protein LOC124472394 has translation MFCGPIIARWKKHLWNSVIFCYLLSGTWSQINVVQQPDVVLIKLCGNAMLNCVFTHTPDMKVSNKPILYWEFMSQNKSRLFPNQEPQYNGRVDVLDDVQSSPNKSILFRNVRWEDSGKYQCMLSYERDGDSERKRGAGVKLLIYDSAIFDVLPESKDQLRCAINVSQDPGLNLSMYHNGVPIDTRRNDTLFSPFRQLSVYIPLKEAGNYECKLNLASKLILNRNYSYYPEEKILPEPWILYVAIVSIPFTGILILLTACVFKFRSRGAS, from the exons ATGTTTTGTGGCCCAATCATCGCACGTTGGAAGAAACATCTGTGGAATAGTGTTATATTTTGTTACCTTCTTTCAG GTACCTGGTCACAGATTAACGTTGTCCAGCAACCGGATGTGGTTTTAATCAAACTGTGTGGAAATGCCATGTTAAACTGCGTATTCACCCATACCCCCGACATGAAAGTCTCCAACAAGCCGATTCTGTACTGGGAGTTTATGAGTCAGAACAAATCAAGACTGTTTCCCAACCAAGAGCCACAATACAACGGCCGTGTGGATGTTCTGGACGATGTTCAAAGTTCACCCAACAAGTCTATTCTTTTTAGGAATGTTCGGTGGGAAGACAGTGGGAAATATCAATGCATGCTTTCATatgagagggatggagatagtGAAAGGAAGAGGGGAGCAGGAGTTAAACTCTTAATTTACG ATTCTGCTATCTTTGATGTCCTTCCTGAGAGTAAGGACCAGCTTCGGTGTGCCATAAATGTCTCTCAGGATCCAGGATTGAACTTGTCAATGTACCATAATGGAGTGCCAATAGACACAAGAAGAAATGACACCCTCTTTAGCCCTTTTAGACAGCTGTCTGTATACATCCCCTTGAAAGAGGCTGGTAACTATGAGTGCAAGCTTAACCTGGCATCCAAACTGATACTGAACCGCAACTACTCTTATTACCCTG AAGAGAAGATTCTCCCCGAGCCTTGGATCCTGTACGTGGCCATCGTCTCAATCCCTTTCACTGGAATTTTGATCCTGCTCACTGCCTGTGTCTTTAAGTTTAGAAGCAGGGGCGCCTcatag